The following are encoded in a window of Harmonia axyridis chromosome 7, icHarAxyr1.1, whole genome shotgun sequence genomic DNA:
- the LOC123684406 gene encoding transcription factor GAGA-like isoform X1 codes for MEKKSINEEKYSLKWNSHNSIITNNVLEHLTGEELCDVTLSCGGKFIKAHKLILSASSKYFKELFQVHKDRNPIIILANVQFEFIQCIVDYIYKGEMKLKSTEIEDILKLGNDLKIKGLQGVLNKNFQIPEKQVGKPLEKNEDLKKNPEYQEKQSPPENQLSESPISVDVVTRDTHTVLKTAHQKNGDAVKTKGTEKCIKQIGDSTVPPKKKRIIEVRNLPKDKQAPTILRPILPKLKSNEVMNAMKLINLPNPQAVAEPTNSQNISPRAHPKIQVLPALVPLLKEDLNATPKEGTGLPNHPKIDSQTVTNTTSHKRKLSDESPMLATETKPQSLKLTSAFMLFAEKHRPKVSSDYPDESIKEISLRLSRIWKNLTNNEKDSFYIAASEENEKRRKMMKT; via the exons atggagaaaaaatcAATTAACGAGGAAAAATATAGTTTGAAATGGAACAGCCACAACAGTATCATCACAAATAATGTTTTAGAACATTTGACTGGAGAAGAACTTTGCGATGTTACTCTGAGTTGTGGAGGAAAATTTATTAAAGCTCATAAATTGATTTTATCTGCTTCCAGCAAATATTTTAAG gaaCTTTTTCAGGTTCATAAAGATCGAAATCCTATCATAATATTGGCAAATGTACAATTCGAATTTATACAATGTATTGTTGATTATATATATAAAGGAGAAATGAAACTCAAGTCAACAGAAATagaagatattttgaaattaggaaacgatttgaaaataaagggACTACAAGgtgttttgaataaaaattttcaaataccaGAGAAGCAAGTTGGGAAACCTCTGGAGAAAAATGAGgatcttaaaaaaaatccagagtaccaagaaaaacaaagcccgcctgaaaatcaactttctgAAAGTCCAATTTCGGTTGATGTTGTAACACGAGACACGCACACAGTTTTGAAGACAGCTCATCAAAAAAATGGTGATGCTGTTAAAACTAAaggaactgaaaaatgtatcaaACAGATTGGAGATAGTACAGtgccaccaaaaaaaaaaagaattatcgaAGTCCGAAATCTACCAAAG gaTAAACAAGCACCTACGATTTTAAGACCTATCCTGcctaaattgaaatcaaatgagGTTATG aatGCAATGAAGCTGATAAATCTTCCAAATCCTCAG GCAGTAGCAGAACCaacaaattcacaaaatatATCTCCTCGG gcTCATCCAAAAATCCAAGTTTTGCCTGCTCTT GTTCCATTATTGAAGGAAGATCTTAATGCTACACCTAAG GAGGGAACAGGACTACCTAATCATCCAAAGATTGATTCACAG aCGGTAACTAATACAACAAGTCATAAAAGGAAATTAAGCGATGAAAGTCCCATGCTTGCGACAGAAACGAAGCCACAGTCATTGAAACTGACAAGTGCATTCATGCTATTTGCAGAAAAACATAGGCCAAAAGTATCATCAGACTATCCAG ACGAAAGTATCAAGGAAATATCTCTGAGGCTTAGCAGAATATGGAAAAACCTAACTAATAATGAGAAGGACTCATTTTATATAGCTGCTAGTGAAGAGAACGAAAAAAGGAGGAAAATGATGAAGACATGA
- the LOC123684406 gene encoding transcription factor GAGA-like isoform X2 yields the protein MEKKSINEEKYSLKWNSHNSIITNNVLEHLTGEELCDVTLSCGGKFIKAHKLILSASSKYFKELFQVHKDRNPIIILANVQFEFIQCIVDYIYKGEMKLKSTEIEDILKLGNDLKIKGLQGVLNKNFQIPEKQVGKPLEKNEDLKKNPEYQEKQSPPENQLSESPISVDVVTRDTHTVLKTAHQKNGDAVKTKGTEKCIKQIGDSTVPPKKKRIIEVRNLPKDKQAPTILRPILPKLKSNEVMAVAEPTNSQNISPRAHPKIQVLPALVPLLKEDLNATPKEGTGLPNHPKIDSQTVTNTTSHKRKLSDESPMLATETKPQSLKLTSAFMLFAEKHRPKVSSDYPDESIKEISLRLSRIWKNLTNNEKDSFYIAASEENEKRRKMMKT from the exons atggagaaaaaatcAATTAACGAGGAAAAATATAGTTTGAAATGGAACAGCCACAACAGTATCATCACAAATAATGTTTTAGAACATTTGACTGGAGAAGAACTTTGCGATGTTACTCTGAGTTGTGGAGGAAAATTTATTAAAGCTCATAAATTGATTTTATCTGCTTCCAGCAAATATTTTAAG gaaCTTTTTCAGGTTCATAAAGATCGAAATCCTATCATAATATTGGCAAATGTACAATTCGAATTTATACAATGTATTGTTGATTATATATATAAAGGAGAAATGAAACTCAAGTCAACAGAAATagaagatattttgaaattaggaaacgatttgaaaataaagggACTACAAGgtgttttgaataaaaattttcaaataccaGAGAAGCAAGTTGGGAAACCTCTGGAGAAAAATGAGgatcttaaaaaaaatccagagtaccaagaaaaacaaagcccgcctgaaaatcaactttctgAAAGTCCAATTTCGGTTGATGTTGTAACACGAGACACGCACACAGTTTTGAAGACAGCTCATCAAAAAAATGGTGATGCTGTTAAAACTAAaggaactgaaaaatgtatcaaACAGATTGGAGATAGTACAGtgccaccaaaaaaaaaaagaattatcgaAGTCCGAAATCTACCAAAG gaTAAACAAGCACCTACGATTTTAAGACCTATCCTGcctaaattgaaatcaaatgagGTTATG GCAGTAGCAGAACCaacaaattcacaaaatatATCTCCTCGG gcTCATCCAAAAATCCAAGTTTTGCCTGCTCTT GTTCCATTATTGAAGGAAGATCTTAATGCTACACCTAAG GAGGGAACAGGACTACCTAATCATCCAAAGATTGATTCACAG aCGGTAACTAATACAACAAGTCATAAAAGGAAATTAAGCGATGAAAGTCCCATGCTTGCGACAGAAACGAAGCCACAGTCATTGAAACTGACAAGTGCATTCATGCTATTTGCAGAAAAACATAGGCCAAAAGTATCATCAGACTATCCAG ACGAAAGTATCAAGGAAATATCTCTGAGGCTTAGCAGAATATGGAAAAACCTAACTAATAATGAGAAGGACTCATTTTATATAGCTGCTAGTGAAGAGAACGAAAAAAGGAGGAAAATGATGAAGACATGA